agtgtttgttttatttgtagGTGTAATTCTTAGGGATTCTCATGGTGTTGCCCAAGTTCGCTTTGTTACTGGCAACAAGATCCTAAGAATCCTGAAGTCCAAAGGACTTGCCCCAGACCTTCCTGAGGATCTGTACCATCTCATCAAGAAGGCTGTAGCAGTTCGCAAACATCTTGAGAGAAACCGAAAGGTAAACTTTTTCATATTTGGTTTATACCGTGTTTCCTCAAAAataatacagtgtcttatattcattggggcccaaaaaaggcactagatcttattttcaggtagggcttatttttttcatgtacattatcatttctccttcaccccaattcttcctctttcctttcctccacttgtgcaacatcttttctcccctctcacccatccccttgtgccttccctctgtagcatctttctgtccctctcatcctcctgtgcagcagaacccttgcccagcttccatccttccctacTTCCCATCCTTcgtgcagcaaaacccttgagCAACCGCTACCACGCAGCTGAACTGCCGAACcactgctgaccctccatccttccctcccaaccaaacCCACTGACCGCGACCATAAATGCCTTCCAGCAGAGGAGtgttgggccagcagcactcacaggctgctttgcagccttctcgcTAGGACCTTCTGTGTGccgtgttactgatgatgtcagtaCATAGAAGGCCACaacgagaaggccgcaaagcagcctgtgagttcTGCTGGCCCAACgctcctctgccggaaggtatttatgaTCACGGTTGGCGGGGATCGGttaggagggaaggatggagggtcagcggttCGGCAACGTGGGCGGGGGAAGCGCGCCTGCCtggaggtagggcttatattaagacctactctgaaaattatgttagggcttattttccgGGAAACACGGTAATTGTTTTATTGCTTCTATTTCCCCTCTAAACCGAGCTCAGCTATCACAGTGACTGTCATTGCCCAGGAGCCACAAACCACAATTTTTCTTGGAGCCTGTTAAATGTGACCCTGAAGTCTGATCACTAGATGTCACCACTGAACAATGGTGCAGTGCCAGTTGACCTGGTACGCAAACCCAGGTTTTTTCACACAATAGTGCACAGGACTTGCCACTGGGATGATGTAGTACAACTGGTTCTTGATAGAAGACGTACCTTTTTAATGTTGGACTTTTAGATGTTTTATATTTATAACATGATGTATGAAAACCAGTTAATAATGTCAAGCATTGCTGAAGGCTATAATAAATGTTGGAGAAATTGGGCTGTTTGATTTATATCTGGATTCAGTAATTTCCCTTTTAAGATGAAATGAAATTGGTACTCTTTACTTCTTTCTTAAGGATAAAGATGCTAAATTCCGCCTGATTTTGATTGAAAGCAGAATTCACAGGCTGGCTCGTTATTATAAGACGAAGAGAGTACTTCCTCCCAACTGGAAATAGTGAGTTTTCCTATCATGTTTTTGATATCCCAATGCAAATAATaccaaagtttaaaaaaacccaaaaatttgATGTTTATAAAATTAGTGGTCTTGCCTCCAGTAGCCAATATTCATGAGATACAAACCTAGTGAGCAAAAATATTTGTAACTTCACTTATTTGATAATGGGGTTGACAAGACAGCCTTGAGGTCAGTACATAAAAGGAGGTTCAGCCTATTAAGCCcttgtttttaaatttaaaacaccAATAATTTGCTATAATTTGTGGACAATTTTAACACATACTATTTACCTAGATAAGGGCAAGACTGGGAGAATTCCTAGGACGAGGTTTAATTTTCTCCACTTAGCACCAATTATTCAGCATGAAGCTGGATAGCCAAGCATATAAATAGCTGTCAGAGTTTAACCTCGACAGTATTATATCGAACTATATTAGGGTTAATTTACcaactttttgaagaaattcacccaaggcagtctACATCAAGATCAATCTGGACATAAAACAATAGGCAGTATTCAAGCAGTACTTATTATGGCATACTATGCTACTTACAATGTTGAGTacaatacataataaaacatcttaatagacatAGGAAAGATGAGACATTTAGACCAGGCTTCTTCATGTTCATTCCTCAGGGCAGtcttggttttcaggatattcctaatgaaaatgcatgagagattGGCATACAATGGATGTAGTGGGCATGCAGAtctttcttatgcatattcattggtccTCAAGGACTTAACTTGTACAAGCCTGGTATGGATAGAAAAGACAGAGTGACAGGAGTTAGAGAATAAGAGAACTAACTTTAAAGAAAGTTGCATTTGGTGTCTGAAAGAGTAGGAATGGATAAGCAAGTCTTGCTATTACTGGCAGCTAGTGTTAATTCTTATGTATGTAAGAACTACATAC
This genomic window from Geotrypetes seraphini chromosome 19, aGeoSer1.1, whole genome shotgun sequence contains:
- the RPS13 gene encoding 40S ribosomal protein S13 → MGRMHAPGKGLSQSALPYRRSVPTWLKLTSDDVKEQIYKLAKKGLTPSQIGVILRDSHGVAQVRFVTGNKILRILKSKGLAPDLPEDLYHLIKKAVAVRKHLERNRKDKDAKFRLILIESRIHRLARYYKTKRVLPPNWKYESSTASALVA